The Enterococcus rotai genome includes a window with the following:
- a CDS encoding DUF6287 domain-containing protein, which yields MKRTILFGLCMVFFGILVGCNNSAKSSVDTAISSSSSTETTELTASSKETKETTESITKQSSTVQDTKETDESQEQVKEEQANEVTEEMNLSQIQQGDYSSLNGTWVNGLGNTIFVENTTMSFTDISNQKQAAEINGLNINIPNLNSPDGTPELVSFMGDNNKVQSYEQQLGIEENQGFISLKSSLPSAAIYVSFLPKGVVGDIFEGDSTRDKIVAVGTQNTATSVRAEYVYYKID from the coding sequence ATGAAAAGAACTATTTTATTTGGTTTATGCATGGTGTTTTTTGGGATTTTAGTAGGGTGTAATAATTCTGCTAAATCGAGCGTTGATACGGCTATATCATCATCTAGTAGTACAGAAACGACAGAGTTGACCGCCAGTAGTAAAGAAACTAAAGAAACTACAGAATCAATTACTAAACAATCAAGCACAGTTCAGGACACGAAAGAAACAGATGAATCACAGGAACAAGTAAAAGAAGAGCAAGCAAATGAAGTAACTGAAGAAATGAATCTCTCCCAAATTCAACAAGGCGATTATTCGAGCCTTAATGGAACTTGGGTGAACGGACTGGGTAATACAATCTTTGTAGAAAACACTACAATGAGTTTTACAGACATTTCTAACCAGAAGCAAGCAGCGGAAATAAATGGATTAAACATAAATATTCCCAATTTGAATTCGCCAGATGGGACACCTGAGTTAGTATCTTTTATGGGAGATAATAATAAAGTTCAATCGTATGAACAGCAATTAGGAATTGAAGAGAATCAAGGATTTATTTCTTTAAAAAGTAGTCTTCCAAGTGCAGCAATCTACGTATCATTTTTACCAAAAGGGGTAGTGGGAGACATATTTGAGGGAGATAGCACTAGAGATAAAATTGTTGCTGTGGGTACGCAAAATACCGCTACATCAGTTCGAGCAGAGTATGTCTATTATAAAATCGACTAG
- a CDS encoding alpha/beta hydrolase, which produces MALVQVNFISKMLSRTVTFNAIIPLDHISFGKEEVVQQKPLKTLYLLHGAFGNYTDYLSGTRIQRWAEEHNLAVIMPSGENQFYVDKPNRGENYGAYVADELVEFTRNMFPLSHKKEDTFIAGLSMGGYGAMINGLKYHETFSHIGAFSPGLMIDQIIARSELLSVTGWSLDFYDNAFGGIDTIKDSDKDYYYLINQLIENKQDIPKIYLPIGTEDFLLESVRSFKSFADEKEIPLTYIEDEGGHEWDFWDKYVKNFLDWLPLDEKGNYLSSGNVAE; this is translated from the coding sequence ATGGCTTTAGTACAAGTAAACTTTATTTCAAAAATGTTATCACGCACGGTAACCTTTAACGCAATTATTCCTTTAGATCATATCTCATTTGGAAAAGAAGAAGTGGTCCAACAAAAGCCACTAAAAACATTGTATTTATTACACGGCGCTTTTGGTAATTATACGGATTATTTATCTGGCACCCGTATTCAACGCTGGGCTGAAGAGCATAATCTAGCTGTTATCATGCCATCAGGTGAAAATCAATTTTATGTCGATAAACCAAATCGTGGTGAAAACTACGGTGCCTACGTGGCAGATGAACTGGTTGAATTTACGAGAAACATGTTTCCTTTGTCTCATAAAAAAGAAGATACCTTCATCGCTGGTCTTTCAATGGGTGGCTATGGCGCTATGATCAACGGATTGAAATACCATGAAACCTTTAGCCATATCGGTGCTTTTTCACCAGGTTTGATGATCGATCAAATTATTGCACGTTCTGAATTATTATCCGTTACAGGTTGGAGTTTAGACTTTTATGACAATGCCTTTGGAGGGATCGATACGATTAAAGATAGTGATAAAGATTATTACTATTTAATCAATCAATTGATCGAAAACAAACAAGACATTCCTAAGATATATCTTCCAATCGGCACAGAAGATTTCTTACTTGAAAGTGTTCGAAGCTTTAAATCATTTGCGGATGAGAAAGAAATTCCACTTACTTATATTGAAGATGAGGGTGGACATGAGTGGGATTTCTGGGATAAATATGTGAAAAATTTCTTGGATTGGTTACCTTTGGATGAAAAAGGAAATTATTTGAGTAGTGGGAATGTGGCGGAATAA
- a CDS encoding ROK family protein: protein MTELTTHFLSIDIGGTYIKHALINRSGQIIFVKKEETPKNIEEFKSCLTGILDQYKGQVKAVAVSCPGKIDSKEGVVYHGGALVYLHQFHLKEFIESYMNLRCAIMNDGKSAALAELWLGQLKDIENGGVMTLGTGIGGGLVLNKALHSGSHFQAGELSFMLLSTNVPISLETVAGAKGSAVNFIRQASSLLNLDNPLDGKKVFEELEKKNELIYPLFEEFCRNVVIVIMNVQSVVDLQRIAIGGGISAQPILVEEIKQQYQQLLASAPVLETMLTPVEIVPCHFKNEAGLLGALYHLLEELEEN, encoded by the coding sequence ATGACTGAATTAACCACTCACTTTTTAAGTATTGATATTGGAGGCACCTACATTAAGCACGCCTTAATTAATCGTAGTGGCCAAATTATTTTTGTGAAAAAGGAAGAGACACCAAAGAATATTGAAGAGTTCAAAAGCTGTTTAACTGGTATTCTTGATCAATACAAAGGACAAGTTAAAGCGGTAGCTGTTAGCTGTCCAGGTAAAATCGATTCTAAAGAAGGGGTTGTTTATCATGGGGGAGCCTTGGTTTACTTACATCAATTCCATTTGAAAGAATTTATTGAATCTTATATGAACCTAAGATGCGCCATAATGAACGACGGTAAATCAGCAGCACTTGCTGAATTGTGGTTAGGGCAGTTAAAAGACATCGAAAATGGTGGTGTGATGACACTTGGTACAGGCATTGGTGGCGGTCTTGTTTTAAATAAAGCACTTCACTCAGGCAGTCATTTCCAAGCAGGAGAGTTAAGTTTTATGCTCCTTTCAACGAATGTTCCAATCAGCTTGGAGACTGTGGCGGGAGCGAAAGGTTCTGCAGTAAATTTCATTCGACAAGCATCAAGCCTGCTGAATTTAGATAATCCGTTAGATGGTAAAAAAGTTTTTGAGGAATTAGAAAAGAAAAATGAGTTGATTTATCCATTATTTGAAGAATTCTGTCGTAATGTGGTGATTGTGATCATGAATGTTCAATCCGTCGTTGATTTACAACGAATCGCTATTGGTGGCGGTATCAGCGCACAACCAATTCTTGTGGAAGAAATAAAGCAACAATATCAACAATTACTTGCCTCTGCTCCAGTGTTAGAGACGATGTTGACGCCAGTAGAAATTGTTCCTTGTCATTTTAAAAATGAAGCTGGATTGTTGGGAGCTTTGTATCATTTACTTGAAGAATTAGAAGAAAATTAA
- a CDS encoding MATE family efflux transporter, whose translation MKKKANLSLTKELSSFSFPLLASSLIQLLIGQISFAIVSRLSSSTLSSVNTIDSLLFSVGGILGVLSVAFNMLGSKALGQKDKKSFYQYISSITVLNTIVGFGVIALIVLFGNTFLHQIYGFTGELQEIASIYLLSMSPYILLTLYSFTLTNILKVEKKTMYIFTISLASSILQLFLSYTFINGLFIFPKMGVVGAGLSLNISLLFTLFVYTFLVKNQIKLAILEKPIYIKNLVKKGLPLLGQEILEGVIFIIVFEAIIARSGKLNLASYALIAQGLTIIKLPTFMFANAVTVFVSEAYGERKAKKIGKITKISFLLSLLGYCLFSFIIYFAKEPFLSFFSTDSAVLNLATEKLPILFLFSISTVGYEISKYSLQSTEHEKYVIKTTFLVNAFCIFGMVMISLQKMLTLDSIFFLYFINFFVLSVFFTKKLNRKDKENYYD comes from the coding sequence ATGAAGAAAAAAGCTAATCTGTCATTAACAAAAGAATTAAGTTCATTTTCATTCCCCCTATTAGCTTCAAGTTTAATACAACTTTTAATAGGCCAAATCTCGTTTGCTATTGTTTCAAGACTTTCATCGTCAACTTTATCCTCCGTAAATACGATAGATAGCTTACTATTTTCTGTTGGTGGTATTTTAGGAGTCTTAAGTGTGGCTTTTAATATGTTAGGGTCAAAAGCATTGGGACAGAAAGATAAGAAGAGTTTTTACCAGTATATTTCTTCTATTACAGTCCTTAATACAATCGTTGGTTTTGGAGTCATAGCCTTAATAGTTCTATTTGGAAATACATTTCTTCATCAAATTTATGGATTCACAGGTGAATTACAAGAAATAGCCAGTATCTATTTACTCTCAATGTCTCCGTATATTTTATTAACGCTATACTCTTTTACTTTAACGAATATTTTAAAAGTAGAAAAAAAGACTATGTATATTTTTACAATCTCCCTTGCAAGTTCTATTTTACAACTATTTCTAAGCTATACTTTCATCAACGGTTTGTTCATATTCCCTAAAATGGGCGTAGTTGGAGCTGGTTTGTCTTTAAACATTTCTTTGTTGTTTACTTTATTCGTTTATACTTTTTTAGTGAAAAATCAAATTAAACTAGCTATTTTAGAAAAACCAATTTATATAAAGAACCTCGTAAAAAAAGGATTGCCTTTACTTGGGCAGGAAATATTAGAAGGAGTTATTTTTATTATTGTATTTGAAGCAATCATCGCTCGATCAGGTAAACTAAACCTAGCTTCCTATGCATTAATCGCACAGGGATTAACTATTATAAAATTACCTACTTTTATGTTTGCTAATGCTGTAACAGTCTTTGTCAGCGAAGCTTACGGAGAAAGAAAGGCGAAAAAAATAGGTAAGATCACTAAAATCTCCTTTCTCTTGTCTTTGCTAGGTTATTGCTTGTTTTCTTTCATTATTTATTTCGCAAAAGAGCCATTTTTGTCCTTTTTCTCTACTGATTCTGCAGTATTAAATCTTGCAACAGAAAAATTGCCTATACTTTTCCTTTTTTCTATTTCAACTGTGGGATATGAAATAAGTAAGTATAGCCTTCAATCGACAGAACATGAAAAGTATGTGATTAAAACCACTTTTTTGGTTAATGCTTTTTGTATTTTCGGGATGGTGATGATCAGTCTTCAAAAAATGCTGACACTGGATTCGATTTTCTTCTTATATTTTATTAACTTTTTTGTTTTAAGTGTCTTTTTTACAAAGAAATTGAACAGGAAGGACAAGGAGAATTATTATGATTAA
- a CDS encoding helix-turn-helix domain-containing protein — MIALIKFLNHLSDIAIFSYIVVDKANGQINHQKNLTNHQLTDKQIQRIITQTSIIHNYYFKEQKLLLFAYDTHKLNQLVCLFIDDEVGNFISHNDRLLKISETIHLFMKEKEFTAKEVQSLNQNILYLRETIIEKVLSEQIEQQLYHHDFESEEAMFIEVMNGNEEGLKRYYYAFQKNSQTGILSTESELRNQKNILIVAVAVSTRYAIKGGVPYERAYTLSDNLIQDIERKNHFHGAQPPVLEILLLFCKEVRKYNYIKYSTTVKKTCEFIHKNIYSNLSVPMIAAYTNYSVPHLSKLFKKEVGLSINQYVMKQKIEESKRLLEFKQYDLNMISSLLHFNDASYFIKVFKKYEHMTPKSYWHEKN; from the coding sequence ATGATAGCGCTTATAAAATTTTTGAATCATCTATCCGATATCGCTATTTTTTCTTATATTGTTGTGGATAAAGCAAATGGACAGATCAATCACCAGAAGAATCTTACGAATCATCAGTTGACAGATAAACAAATTCAACGAATAATCACGCAAACAAGTATCATTCATAATTACTATTTCAAAGAACAAAAATTACTATTATTCGCTTATGATACCCATAAATTAAATCAATTGGTCTGTCTATTCATTGATGATGAAGTCGGCAATTTTATTTCTCATAACGATCGATTATTGAAGATTTCTGAAACCATTCATCTATTTATGAAGGAAAAAGAATTCACAGCTAAAGAAGTTCAGTCTCTCAATCAAAATATTCTCTACCTAAGAGAAACGATCATTGAAAAAGTGCTAAGTGAGCAAATCGAACAACAACTTTATCATCATGATTTCGAAAGCGAAGAGGCTATGTTTATCGAAGTCATGAACGGTAATGAAGAAGGATTAAAAAGATACTATTACGCTTTTCAAAAAAATAGCCAGACAGGCATACTTTCAACTGAATCAGAATTGAGGAATCAAAAAAACATCCTAATTGTAGCCGTAGCCGTTTCCACAAGATACGCGATTAAAGGCGGCGTTCCGTATGAACGAGCGTATACTTTAAGCGACAACTTGATTCAAGACATTGAACGAAAAAATCACTTTCATGGAGCCCAACCGCCCGTATTAGAAATACTCCTATTATTTTGTAAAGAGGTACGTAAATACAATTATATCAAGTACTCTACCACTGTCAAAAAAACATGTGAGTTCATCCATAAAAATATCTACTCGAATTTATCTGTCCCGATGATCGCTGCTTATACAAATTATTCTGTGCCTCATTTGTCTAAGTTGTTTAAAAAAGAAGTCGGGCTTTCTATCAATCAATATGTGATGAAGCAGAAAATAGAAGAAAGCAAACGACTATTAGAGTTTAAACAGTACGATTTAAATATGATCAGCTCCTTGCTTCACTTTAATGATGCGAGTTATTTTATCAAAGTATTCAAAAAGTATGAACATATGACACCAAAGAGCTATTGGCATGAAAAAAATTAA
- a CDS encoding alpha/beta hydrolase has product MAREYDLKLVEAIKNKQYTEIRRDVSVIVKPIPDCDIDGAMDPRVYKGAKKMSLLMKFIPKSMLKMDASPKSIKRLRKMFNSVDSTPMVEADIKEMTFTIKAEDGFDIPMTRFQSEKPMTHSPVLYFIHGGGFFAGSTDVVREALRLFVSQTNMIAVSIDYRLAPENPFPIGHTDCYSGLRWLADHVEEWGADKRSIFVAGDSAGGNLTAYCSNRNIEENRDDVCGQILLYPTLNMGGIKDQYTEFDIDQDVAIYPKQASVIRPGIEIFGEMTTGLSDILGTKDILNKYLTPYMSVSEKMPTTMITSGEHDFLTFESLAYAKKLVDLGVDTTFTLYKGMGHAYIDHVGNYPQAEDCMRDISEFINKNRR; this is encoded by the coding sequence ATGGCACGGGAATACGATCTAAAATTAGTAGAAGCGATTAAAAATAAGCAATATACAGAAATACGTCGTGATGTGTCGGTCATCGTAAAACCAATTCCAGATTGCGATATTGATGGTGCGATGGATCCACGGGTGTATAAAGGGGCTAAAAAAATGAGTCTACTGATGAAATTTATCCCCAAAAGTATGCTGAAAATGGATGCTAGTCCAAAATCAATCAAACGTTTGCGAAAAATGTTTAATAGCGTAGATTCAACACCAATGGTTGAAGCAGACATTAAAGAAATGACTTTTACGATTAAAGCGGAAGATGGTTTTGATATTCCCATGACTCGTTTTCAATCGGAAAAACCGATGACTCATTCACCTGTTCTCTATTTTATTCATGGCGGTGGTTTCTTTGCTGGCAGTACGGATGTTGTGAGAGAAGCCTTGAGGTTATTTGTTAGTCAAACCAATATGATTGCGGTCAGTATCGATTATCGTTTAGCACCTGAAAATCCTTTTCCAATTGGACATACGGATTGCTACTCTGGCTTAAGATGGTTAGCCGACCATGTGGAAGAATGGGGAGCTGATAAGCGGAGTATTTTCGTCGCGGGAGATAGCGCTGGTGGGAATTTAACAGCCTATTGTAGTAACCGAAATATTGAAGAAAATCGTGATGATGTCTGTGGTCAAATTTTACTTTACCCAACACTTAATATGGGTGGGATCAAGGATCAATATACTGAATTTGATATTGATCAAGATGTAGCGATTTATCCGAAACAAGCCAGCGTTATTCGTCCCGGTATTGAGATTTTTGGTGAAATGACGACCGGTTTATCCGATATTTTAGGGACAAAAGATATTTTAAATAAATACTTAACACCCTATATGTCAGTCAGTGAAAAAATGCCAACAACGATGATCACTTCAGGAGAACATGACTTTTTAACCTTTGAAAGTTTAGCATATGCTAAAAAATTGGTTGATTTAGGAGTGGATACGACCTTTACTTTATACAAAGGTATGGGGCATGCGTATATTGATCATGTAGGGAATTATCCGCAGGCAGAAGATTGTATGCGAGATATTAGTGAATTTATTAATAAAAATAGGAGATAG
- a CDS encoding tRNA dihydrouridine synthase — translation MMNNFWAELPKPFFILAPMEDVTDVVFRHVVKEAGAPDVFFTEFTNSDSYCHPDGIESVRGRLVFTEDEQPMVAHIWGDKPEFFKEMSLGLAEMGFKGIDLNMGCPVPNVAGRGKGSGLILRPEVAAELIEAAKAGDIPVSVKTRIGYAEIAEMEDWITHLLKQDIANLSVHLRTRNEMSKVDAHWDLIPQIMDIRDRIAPQTLITINGDIPDRQTGLQLAEQYGVDGIMIGRGIFKNPYAFEKEPKEHSSQDLLGLLEMQLNLQDQYAEMVPRSIVGLHRFFKIYVKGFPGASDLRVKLMGTKSTDEVREILKDFYKEK, via the coding sequence ATGATGAATAATTTTTGGGCAGAACTACCAAAGCCTTTTTTTATTTTAGCACCGATGGAAGATGTGACCGACGTCGTTTTTCGTCATGTCGTAAAAGAAGCCGGCGCACCTGATGTTTTCTTTACAGAATTTACGAATTCAGACAGTTATTGCCATCCTGATGGCATCGAAAGTGTGCGTGGACGTTTGGTTTTTACTGAAGATGAACAGCCGATGGTCGCTCATATTTGGGGAGACAAACCAGAATTTTTTAAAGAAATGAGCCTTGGCTTAGCCGAAATGGGCTTTAAAGGCATTGATTTGAATATGGGGTGTCCTGTTCCTAATGTTGCAGGTCGCGGCAAGGGCAGTGGGTTGATTTTGCGTCCTGAAGTGGCCGCTGAATTGATCGAAGCCGCAAAAGCAGGCGATATCCCTGTCAGTGTTAAAACTCGGATCGGTTATGCAGAAATTGCGGAAATGGAAGATTGGATCACCCATTTATTAAAACAAGATATTGCCAACCTTTCTGTTCATTTACGAACACGAAATGAAATGAGCAAAGTTGATGCTCATTGGGACTTGATTCCGCAAATTATGGATATTCGTGATCGGATTGCTCCGCAAACACTGATTACGATCAATGGTGATATTCCTGACCGACAAACAGGTTTGCAACTTGCAGAACAATATGGCGTCGATGGGATTATGATCGGTCGGGGAATTTTTAAAAATCCTTATGCGTTTGAAAAGGAACCGAAAGAGCATTCATCTCAAGACTTACTTGGATTATTGGAGATGCAGCTTAATTTACAGGATCAGTATGCTGAAATGGTACCACGCTCAATCGTTGGTTTACATCGTTTCTTTAAGATTTATGTGAAGGGATTTCCTGGCGCTAGTGATTTGCGTGTTAAATTGATGGGGACGAAATCGACGGATGAAGTGCGTGAGATTTTGAAAGATTTTTATAAAGAGAAATGA
- a CDS encoding AraC family transcriptional regulator, with protein MVFEHEFIEYTHELIPVNWIVHGSDHSAGTVLPHWHTSFEISYTYSGKIENYTINNVTYQTEPGTILFINSAEVHGAVSSYCADLEALTIQIPYEFLSKLIPDFEYMRFDHLPSGKIAQLNQLREVLSQFYHLVRREPEAFLELQLIRLTYELIYLMAKDWMHREKMPINSNVYQQHLGQMQPIISFIQKNYQQELSVGSLADQFHVSTNYLSKLFKKSLGLSVMKYVQLVRINRGQELLLHSDKPIHVISDIVGFPNEKSFRRTFEDVFQQTPKKYQLDYRKKQNGRK; from the coding sequence ATGGTTTTTGAGCATGAATTTATTGAATATACACACGAATTAATTCCCGTCAATTGGATCGTTCATGGTTCAGATCACTCAGCAGGAACAGTATTGCCACATTGGCACACTTCTTTCGAGATTTCCTACACTTATTCTGGAAAAATCGAAAACTATACAATCAATAATGTGACCTATCAAACAGAACCTGGCACCATTTTATTCATTAATTCAGCAGAGGTTCACGGTGCTGTTTCCAGTTATTGCGCTGATCTAGAAGCATTGACGATCCAGATTCCTTATGAGTTTTTAAGTAAGCTGATTCCTGACTTTGAGTATATGCGTTTTGATCATCTACCTTCAGGAAAAATTGCGCAACTCAATCAATTACGGGAAGTTCTTAGTCAATTTTATCATCTGGTCAGACGGGAACCGGAAGCGTTTTTAGAGCTGCAATTGATCCGTTTAACTTACGAATTAATCTATTTAATGGCAAAAGATTGGATGCACCGCGAAAAAATGCCGATCAATTCTAATGTCTATCAGCAACATTTAGGTCAAATGCAGCCCATCATATCGTTTATTCAAAAAAATTATCAGCAAGAATTATCTGTCGGGAGCCTAGCTGATCAATTTCACGTATCGACAAATTACTTAAGCAAACTTTTTAAGAAAAGTCTTGGATTAAGCGTTATGAAATACGTCCAGTTGGTTCGAATCAATCGAGGGCAAGAACTATTACTTCATAGTGACAAACCAATTCATGTGATTTCTGATATCGTTGGTTTCCCCAATGAGAAATCATTTAGAAGAACCTTTGAAGATGTTTTCCAGCAAACACCAAAAAAATATCAATTGGACTATCGAAAAAAACAAAATGGCAGAAAATGA
- a CDS encoding MarR family winged helix-turn-helix transcriptional regulator — translation MEKLSLTEKVKLSCWMSILQFVQKSNLQSNEFLKQYDLNASKFDMLHQIQENQPITQKELGEKLLISKGGVSQMIKQFEADGWITRQQEWKEKYISLTARGQEQLDNCFIAQSKLQASAFDNLTKQEVLQLAKISKKLMKS, via the coding sequence ATGGAAAAACTATCACTTACAGAAAAAGTAAAATTAAGTTGTTGGATGTCCATCTTGCAGTTTGTACAAAAAAGCAATCTCCAGTCCAATGAGTTTTTAAAACAATATGACCTAAATGCTTCAAAATTTGATATGCTTCATCAGATTCAGGAAAACCAACCGATCACGCAAAAGGAGCTAGGGGAGAAATTGCTTATCTCCAAGGGCGGTGTTTCGCAAATGATCAAACAGTTTGAAGCGGACGGCTGGATCACACGCCAACAAGAGTGGAAGGAAAAATACATTTCCTTGACCGCTAGAGGGCAAGAACAGCTAGATAATTGTTTTATTGCCCAAAGTAAGCTGCAAGCATCCGCATTTGATAATTTAACGAAACAAGAAGTCCTTCAATTAGCAAAAATCAGCAAAAAATTGATGAAATCATAA
- a CDS encoding MFS transporter, which translates to MNKNSFLFKASLLSISLVLVAGPAVSSLIPLMQQSFPDQSTSSIELIATIPNFGILIFVLLSNIFVKFLGKKKTVLLGLIIALISGLIPVFIENYTAILASRFMFGAGVGLFNALAVSLITELYSGDEQASLMGLQGAMGSIGSTVMTLLVGYFTKFGWQNSFLVYAITVLPLALFALFVTLPAAEKLDNPTANTKKEKERVNGATIGLMLFALIVYALFFVIMLKTATLLVETGIGKPETAASILGSVTIVGIVVGVFYGKIFKWLKQLVLPIGLLGIGLGFIIILSANSVAIVTLGAIISGLAFSLAAPFMFMLVGQIAPKNSANLATGVLLVGINLGVFLSPTINSFLSKTFGMTTASDSFLMSGIGLILLSACSFILLSIQKKKNAQTAIQKDTIKIRKEDA; encoded by the coding sequence ATGAATAAAAACAGCTTTTTATTTAAAGCATCATTACTGTCTATCTCATTAGTTTTAGTAGCGGGACCCGCCGTATCATCACTTATCCCTTTGATGCAGCAGTCTTTTCCAGATCAAAGTACCTCGTCAATTGAACTCATTGCCACAATTCCTAACTTTGGGATTTTAATTTTTGTTTTGTTAAGTAATATTTTTGTTAAATTTCTAGGCAAGAAAAAGACGGTTTTATTAGGGCTCATCATTGCGTTGATCTCTGGCCTTATTCCTGTTTTTATAGAAAACTACACAGCTATCTTGGCATCACGTTTTATGTTTGGAGCAGGAGTTGGTTTATTTAATGCCCTTGCCGTAAGTTTAATTACTGAACTTTATTCTGGGGATGAGCAGGCTAGTTTGATGGGGCTTCAAGGAGCCATGGGGTCGATTGGCAGCACTGTGATGACCTTATTAGTTGGCTACTTTACTAAATTTGGATGGCAGAATTCTTTTTTAGTTTACGCTATTACCGTTTTACCACTAGCGTTATTCGCTCTTTTTGTGACCTTACCTGCAGCGGAAAAACTAGATAATCCGACCGCTAACACTAAAAAAGAAAAAGAACGTGTCAACGGAGCGACCATCGGCTTAATGCTTTTTGCTTTAATTGTATACGCTTTATTTTTTGTCATCATGTTAAAAACAGCTACTTTACTGGTGGAAACTGGCATTGGCAAACCAGAAACTGCCGCAAGTATTTTAGGTTCCGTTACAATTGTCGGCATTGTTGTAGGTGTTTTCTATGGCAAGATTTTCAAGTGGTTAAAACAGCTGGTATTGCCAATTGGACTATTAGGTATCGGTCTTGGCTTTATCATTATTTTATCCGCCAATTCAGTTGCGATTGTAACTCTTGGTGCTATTATCTCAGGTTTAGCCTTTAGTTTAGCAGCGCCTTTCATGTTTATGTTAGTCGGGCAAATTGCACCGAAGAATTCCGCTAACTTAGCGACAGGTGTGTTATTAGTCGGGATCAACTTAGGCGTCTTTTTATCTCCCACAATCAATAGCTTTTTAAGTAAAACCTTTGGGATGACAACCGCTTCCGATAGCTTTTTAATGAGTGGAATAGGTCTCATTCTATTAAGTGCATGCTCTTTTATTCTGTTAAGTATTCAAAAGAAAAAGAATGCGCAAACTGCTATACAAAAAGATACGATAAAAATTAGAAAAGAGGATGCATAA
- a CDS encoding phosphatase PAP2 family protein translates to MKKQTKIFFCFVACVLLIFTFTDLQISETLYNPKSTFGWFFESFGEVIIALIGCFSTVGMIRTSGKKWSVSNILLGTLFLFDTFMASFLITHYLKLPTFAMGLLGICCVVIFPLIGRNIKPADFEVVRRIAKAGVVISLAPILIVTLVKMLWGRQRFRSMLNPAAEFTPWYVINGFTMNDDFMSFPSGHSANSATIIWITWLPLWLERIKGKETLLSLISGIWIICVMLSRVIMGAHFASDVLMGASIVLFLNMYLKKKWYPSIELGTH, encoded by the coding sequence ATGAAAAAACAAACAAAAATCTTTTTTTGTTTCGTTGCTTGTGTACTGCTTATCTTTACTTTTACTGATTTACAGATTTCGGAAACGCTTTACAATCCAAAGAGCACGTTTGGTTGGTTCTTTGAATCGTTTGGAGAAGTGATTATCGCATTGATTGGTTGTTTTAGTACAGTTGGAATGATCAGAACAAGTGGAAAAAAATGGTCTGTCAGCAATATTCTATTAGGAACTCTATTTTTGTTTGATACCTTTATGGCAAGCTTTTTAATTACGCATTATTTAAAATTACCAACTTTTGCTATGGGGTTATTAGGAATTTGCTGCGTGGTTATTTTCCCTTTAATTGGACGTAACATTAAACCTGCTGATTTTGAAGTGGTTCGGCGGATAGCCAAAGCTGGCGTTGTGATTTCCCTTGCTCCGATCCTCATCGTGACGTTAGTCAAAATGCTGTGGGGACGGCAACGTTTCCGCTCAATGCTCAACCCAGCAGCCGAGTTTACGCCTTGGTATGTGATAAACGGATTTACCATGAATGATGATTTTATGTCTTTTCCTTCGGGCCATTCGGCTAATAGTGCTACCATCATTTGGATCACTTGGTTACCGTTATGGTTAGAAAGAATAAAAGGGAAAGAGACGCTGCTATCTCTTATTTCTGGTATATGGATCATTTGTGTGATGTTAAGTCGTGTCATTATGGGCGCCCACTTTGCTAGTGATGTGTTAATGGGGGCATCAATCGTGTTGTTTTTAAATATGTATTTAAAGAAGAAGTGGTATCCTTCTATTGAACTTGGGACACATTAA